From the Manis pentadactyla isolate mManPen7 chromosome 15, mManPen7.hap1, whole genome shotgun sequence genome, the window TTAATCGTTTGAATATACGGAGGCCGATTTCTCAAATGACAACGGTTAGAAAGCAACAGGATGCCCTTGGCGATTCCTGGGAACAGCACACAATTTTTCGGTGAAAAGTCTGGTTGTACTGGTGGGTTTCTTCATTCAACCTTTGCTCTTTTACTCCTCTTTTCTGTGCAAAAATAGCACAGCTTGAGGAATGCGGGGGACCCCATTTTGGTAAGTAAGGGGTGTCCCCAACACTCACAGGCCCATCTTCAAGAGCAGTCCGTCTCTCTATTTCATCCGGGGAACCATGGCCCGCGCCTCGCTTTTACAAGGATGGGGAGAAATCAAAAAAACCAGCCTGTCCACGTCACCTCCTGTGAGCAGAGCAGCGAAAGCGTCACAGCCTCCCGGGAAGAGGCGGGCGGGCCAcgcgcggcggcagcggcggcggcaacCCTCAGGCAGCTACCGAGGCGCAGGAGCCGCAGGCTGGACGGGCCCGCACCGGGCCGGGGCTGCTTACCTTTCGGGGTCGTGGCCTCCACCCTTTTCCTCTTGCGGGAGGGCCGTCCGGAGAAGACGCGTCTCTGGCCCCAGTGGTGGCGGGCATGGTGCCGTTGGCTCCTCTGCGCCCCAAGATGCCGCCCGTGCCCGCGCATCGCCAAGAGCGACAGAGCCGCCGGGCCGGCGCCCTCGGCGAGAACTGGATTTCCGACGGGAAGACTTCACGCCGCAGCGCCTAGGCTCCTGCTGCTGCGCATGCGGCACGGCTCGCGGTGCTGTCGTCCCCGCGCCGGCCGACGGGATTCTGGAGGCCACAGCGCCCTCGTCAGCCGGCGGTGGGTAGCGCACGTCGATGAGCCTGCAAACCCTCAGAATCCGAAGAGCACACAGGTCACGGATGGAAGCACAGTGACATCCCGCCCCTCCGTTTCCTTGCGCGGTTCTTCGGACAGTTTTCAAGGGCCTACACTCTCTTTTGctgtacatgtatttttttctttctaagcttGTAAACTGGTgtgtttttttggcttttttttttgtatcattgattgtatatgtatttaaatatataagtacCTACTTATGTcctctattttatataaaagcacCACACTAGATACATATATTCTTCAATCTATCTTACATGCTGATTTTCCTGGTCAATTTATGCAAACAGCCTTTctattctttctaatggctgcaaAGTACTCCACTGATCACAAGTACCACCATTTACATAATCTGCCCAATAACAATTAACTTTCAGTTGTTTTCAATGTTCTGTCCTCCTTAAAGACAGGCTGCAATGTGAACATCCCTACGCATGTATACAATTATAACTAAATTCCTAGTAGAATAGCTGGAATCAAGGATATgcaaacttaaaattttatgaGATACGGCCTAACTACTCTCCAAAAATACTGTATCAACCTACCTTCCCACTCCTAGTGAAACCTCTTTTGGGTTCCTGTCATGTGCCAGGTATCACGCTAGAGGTGGACAAGTAcgtatttacattttagaaagtatCAAGAAATAACAGAGCAGTGTGAGAATGAAGCTTGAGTCTGAAATCTGCACACAGTATCAGCCATAAGGATCTCTACTTGTTAGAAAAACTCTGAATTCTGCCACAGCGGGACACACAGTACGTCTGAAGGCAGAGTAGAGTACTAAATGCCAGATTGACCTACAGGAAATTATAATACtgaatttttcttctaatttctgaAAGCACCTTATATACACTGTTACTGTTCTTTGCAACCATTTAGAGCTGGGAAAACAGTCAGAGAAGTCAgggttattgaatgaatgaatcaatcaatcaatcaatcaatcaatgggTAAAAAGACCACTAGCTTTAACCTTGCTGGGACAGTTGTATTCTGACCAAGTTTAAATCCACAAGCATttacaattttaattataataattaaaaggggTCAATGTTAGTAAATTGCTATTTGGAAAAGGAAGAGACATAAATTAGCCTAGCATGGTTTGCAAAGTTACCATTAGGCAATTCAAATTTGGTGCTAAATATTCTtttagaattcatgaaaaaatacccttttagaataaaatcataaaatattagaattcatgAAAAAGATAACCAATAGGCACTGTAGAGccaaaaagaacaaatggtacAAATATCTACAGACATGACAATATACAAACTGTGACACAAATCTATCAGAAACCAGAAAAACTGTATTGATCCTGCACTTACAGTTTGCTAAAAGACAAAGCTCGAAGTAGAGGCAAACTCAGTTACAGCTGACACAAGGAAATCCAGACTGAGGCATAACAGGGTTTCCAGAAAGTATGCGAACTAACAAAGATTGGGTCTTTGGATGGGACTCCGGTCAACATGAGGTAAAAGAATACCTTAATAGGTACGCAGTGGAATGGAAAATATAGGAATGAGGGATATCTGGAGCACTGAACAACCAAATAATTGACACTAACAAAATCTACTGGTGTCTGGTAGGGCCCCCAGGTACGAAACCCCAGGGGTTTAAGGGATTCCAGTCTTTCCTCAAATCAAAGAGTGACAATGGAGAGAGTATAAGGAAGAGCCTCAGGGGTGGATGGACTTGTTACGTTATATAGCAAGACACTCCCCGTTATCCCGAAGAGTACCAAATACAGGAGGTGGGCCTCTGGGATAAGACAATACGTAACCGTAAAAATAAGTCTTTAGGTCAGGGTAGGGCTTAATGCTAAGTTCCAGAGTGTTAGACCAAAGCTCTTTAGGTTCTTCCTCCTACATTTAAGATTCTTGTAGAGCTTAAGGTATGTTCAGCCTGCAGGTAACATCAAAAGGCTGGATCTATGGAAAGAAAATCGTCACAAAGGCTGGGAACCAGGAAAGGCCTAATGAAGGATTTGCCTAAATAGAATTGAATGTTGGAactgaatattttaatatgtaaacaTTTTACTGCTACCAGAATCTGTCTTACCACACTTACCCCAATCTTACACCACCAAACTAACCTGCATTACCTATCGATGCCCTTGATTCCCAAGGAAGCGGAGGAGAGAGAGACTGGTGTGGCTTACAGATATTTACCATATGTCATTAGCCTCACGTTACATACTAATATCATGGAAGAAGGCTATCTGAGATATGAAGCTTAGAGAGAAAATCATGAGAAACATTTCTAGCCTTAAGGTCTATCTCGACACTTCAGTACCCTTCACAAGCTCTTCTCAGATAAGCATCACCCCCCATCACTGAAAAATCTCTTATCTCCTAATAGGAAAAGTAAGTCTACAAGTGAAATGTGTGTCTGCAAGTGAATATGTGACGTATAAATGGAAAAGAGGCCCCGTCTACGCTCTATCCTCATGTGCGTTCTTGGCACCTCATATCACATACCTCCTGCTCATCACACTGGAAACGTCCCCAGATAGATCAATCCAGGCACCTCTAAAAGCGTACCACCAAGGAATAGATCCACAGATTTCCTCCACCAAACCAGCTTACACCACATATACAGATCGCTAGCAACTCAGCCCCAGCTCACTTCGTCACAGTCACAGAGCCCTTAGTGAGTTCCACTAAACAGGGgagcaaaaacagaagcaatccAGACACTGACTGCAGGCATCTGTCCTTACGTTTGCGTGCACACTGTGACTCACCAAAACGACCCTTTCACAGACTCCTCTGAAATCTCTCCACTAAACCCATCAAGCCAGGTTAGTTCACGATGCTTCAGAACAAACAACCATCAAGAGGAAAACATGCACTATGTCGTACAATGTTGGGTTCCTTAAAAATGGGGGGACAAGGAGAAACCATGTAGACAAAACCAGAGCATTTAAAAACCACCCATAGTGTACACACCTGCCAGTGAGTGAGTCAATGGGGTGCTCTAACATCTCACAAAGAGGGAAAATATGCTTAAGATTATTCTCTTTAGTGTACAGAATTCATGGCAATTGCTGCACTATCAGGCTACCTAAACTATATGCAATATATATTGAACTGTCTCTTCTGTTAACACGAGGCCAAAAATGTGTCAActtgcttctcacagaaatggaaaaatccaCACGAATCTCTCTTTTCCTGTATCTGTTCATCTTGCCTGTTCCCTATTCTCCAGGAAGGgcctcctctttctctaactATTCTCCTCTTCAGGTTGCCTGTCTTGCGCCCAAGCATGGCAGGCAGAGAATCCTAGGGATCCAAGATGCTACAGTGGCTGTTTGCAAAGCGGGAGGAGGCCACTCTGCCACACTGGGTACACTgtgagagaaggaaaagggaagataaagCAACGCCTCTCGTGTATAAAAGAGTGGGATGGCAGGATGCATGTGCAGCCCAAGGAGCCAGAGGTAACAAATTATGGGCAAAAGAACTGCAACCaaaggctggaagaggaaaggtcTGCTAATCAGTGGTGTCTTCTAGCTGTCTGGCGTTTGCATCTAATGGGCAGAGTTCCTTCTGTGAAGCATCAGGCACTGAGAAAGAGTAACATCCATGAGCAGAAGAACACCAACCAGATCAAGGCTTGTCCCAGAAACAATGCctataaggaagaaaataaggaaagcagaagagagagagagatgcaagtgcaacctggcttAGCCCCGACCAGCCCAGGGAAGATAGGGTTCAAGGACAGGAAGCCAAATGGAAATATCCTtggaccacatctttcctcacaaggtgcactAAACAAATTCATCCAATTCTTGGATCAAGTTACAAAAAGAGCTTCTCAGTCCCTTCTCATGCTCCTAAAAAAGGGCAAGTTCATTAAGCAGATCAACTGATAACGATTTCAGTACAAACGTAAGTGTTCAACCTAAATGCTGCTCCTTCCTAAGGATATTAATTAACAGTACATATAATCTAAAATGGGTAGTATATGTCACAAAATGTATTATAAGTAATTATTAGTTTTTTATATTAATGAACATCTATAAGAAATGTTGagatgatttccctaacataagatcctggggggaatgggggctgtcacacctgtcctgtcggagtcccccttcacagagctcagccatttaggtgttgttttagctcacctactactgcctccacccaatcctgtCTTCTTGGTGGGAAgctgacctccctattggctacctcgtacctttaaactgcctgcttgcgacatcattctcccaccgacctatcaccacctgtagaatcttggggtttccacggagttgtctgtaaacagacttggagcacggcaagtgaccagtgaccggtaatcttcgtgcTGGACACACGtgctctttggcttcagccactcagacatcctctagcatcttctcctcatctctgggatctacagttggtgtttcctcttctcctctgaccatgtcaggtaaggaaagaaactcttaagagatttttcattagatttttttgcccctaaatttagtagcaggtttaaaatagcatgaaataatgggagaaagtgttgaacTAGAAATCTGGAGACCTGGTTTcacttttgactttgacatttactagctgtgtgactttggacaagtcactgactctcccaagaaaatctggtttttgctcatctgttacattaggatggcacattggttctctctggtccctttcttttccaatattgagtcttaaagggcacccatgtagaaaacgaaatcagaggcatcttgaaagtgtttccacagaaacagagaaaacaaggtggtgtagaaaactggcagcatacactgagatgtatcacctgtagtggcctccctccactagtgtttcaGATTTACTATGTTGTAATTTAATGATGTTCAAAAAGTAATATCCACACGTTttgaagtgttctatctaaaccaggtgaaaaGAGAAAGTAGGGGTGGGGAGGACGGAGAGTACTGGGCTATTCAAAAGGAAGGAATTGGAAGATTGTTTTCATCAGCACAGGCCCACAGGAACCAAGAGGGTGgagaaaatataagaatgaagGCAAGCATGGAGCAGCTTTCAAGAAAAAGGAGCAGTTTGACTGGGATGTTGAAGGAATCAAAGATTTTAATTAAAGCAGAAGCACAGAGGGAAATCTGCTCAGAGCAGGGCAGAAGATAGTTGATCTAAGCAAATGCTTCCATGAGAAGACTCAGAAGGAAAGCCAGGCCAGATAGGGTATATCATACGTCAGAAAACAGGAGCTTATCAGAAGTCACacacaactgttttttttttcccactgccTCTCTGAACCACAGACGGCACCTTACAGTTTTGAATATAAATGTTCTAGAAATCATGCTTCCTATGAACAAGAAGCTAACTCAAGCGGTTATCTAGGAGAGTGGAGGAAACAGaattttcactattttatgtcattctgatttttaaactaCGTACATGTTttgcctattaaaaataaaattaagtctttttaaaaaatgttacctCCTAACTTGAATCAGGACTAACTGCTTTTGTGATAAGTAAGTTCCAAGTCAAGCCTGCTTTTCatctttagttattttcttccCAATACAGAAGACACACTAATAAACAGCCATTATCTGCTTTTACATATTAGCTActctaagaaggaaaaatcaagCCCCACATCTTTAATTCCACATTTATCTAGTAAAATTGTGTGGAGTCCTTTGGGTTAccctacattaaaaataaataaatttaatcgCTTTTCTGGGCTTTGGGGATGACACTTTCCTGGATGTTGAAGATGACTGTGATCTAGGTTTCAAGATAAATATTAAAACCCTCATGATTCCTGTTAAGTGTTCTTTTCTCTTATGTTATtatattaattgaaatatatatatttatactaggCCTGATATCTGTTACGTGCTGGCTAACATTCAGATGGCTATGAAAGGGCACAATAATGGAATTCTTTTATACTTAGTATCCTGCTCTCTGCTTTGTACCagattttactgaaatatttgtCTACAAAAATTGTAGCTACCTGTACTGGCACATTTATTGCCTTTTGCTGCTATCTATGCAACTTTTTACCGATATTATCTTCCCTGTCTGAATTCACTGTCTAGGAATTCATTGAAAATCACCTTCTACTTGGGGCTGTTTTTTTTGGCTAGCAGTGCTCACTAACATACAGGGGGCAATATTCACTTTCATAGTATTGCACATAAGATACAGAACTCCACTTATTAGTCAAGTTATGCTTTAATGCCTGCTCCATACATACGCCCGTTTTCAGTAGTATTTCTATACATCTTTTTAGTTTTGTGATAcatgtttttcataatttttctcattatctttccaGAACTTACTACATTTTCCTCTATATAAATCATGTGTAATATATCACTTTTATACGTGTGATTTATTACTgtcattattgttactattataacCACTTTATACATGAATAACCTGAagctcacagagagaaaaagcaactcttttctctcaaaaagcacttTTTGAGAAACTCACCCTCAGGTAGTCATTTTGATGGAGGATCAGAAACCTGGCTTGAGGTCGGTAAGAATGGACCCTTCAATTTACCAGCTGGACTAAGCTATACGCGAACACTGGGTAAGAACATGTGAACTGCACAAGCAAAAGGAGACACTGGGGATGACAACGGGAGCAGCTGTGCTATTTTccaatggacaaaaaaaaaaaaaaagcccatatGGAAAGTCCTATTTCTCCTGGTTTCTGGCAGTGCAATGCTCAGGGCAGAGTCTTGGCAAGGAAGTCAGGATACTTAGGGTCCCGCAACCTGGTGATGACACTACCAGAATGGGAGAACTTGAACAGGCCCATctgacctctctaagcctcagtttcctcacttgtaacaCAGGAGTGTTAGTAGTTCTTGAGGGACCTCCCACTTCTAAAATGCTTCAATTCTAGGACATAGCATGGGAGAAGATACTAATGCAGGCTCACAGGgaagaagggcagggagaaggttGCTTCTAGCCTAGAGAACCATTAGGAACCCCTCTCCTGGGTCTGCTGCACATCTGCCCAAGCTAGGAGCACGGGCAGTGAGTCCCAAAGGGTACCAGATGGCTCCAGCACCGAGAACCATCAGAAGCGGACTGGTTCTTGCTATCTCCAGTGGGTTGGTATTAGAGTCTTCCTGACAGCAGCGACCTTAAGGTAATGCTCCTCCTCCAACAGAGAATTTTCAACcgctctgatttttttcccctacagaaaatttccaaaatccATCTTTACTTGGAACTCCAAGCTCTCTGCAGCTCTCTCTTCCCATGGGGAGCCATGCAGCTTCTTCCTTAACAGGAAGTGTCTGCAACTTCCCCAGGGTCTCTGCTCCCAATGCCAGTTCGACGTGGCTGCTGCCATCAGCCTCTGGCATCTCTTTCCAGCCACTCACGGGTAGTGCTTACCTTTACCAACATTCTGGCACAATTCTGTTGTCTGGAGTTACTGGCCAGAGCCAGATCTCCACTTCAACTGCTTCCTACCCATGTGGTTTTGAGTGGGACATCACAGGAAGCACGGAAAAGAAGTCCTCTTCCCTTGGAGACCTCACTGAGACTGTCACTGACCAGAAAACAGCCATGTCTGTGGCGGCCCAATACGATAAAGCTTCAGATGCCAGTAACATGGTCCCTCTGTATCCATCACTTTCTGCCAGCCTTGTTCAGGGATCACCATCTCACATGCCAATTCGGGGACATAGCCTGTCCCCTCTTTACCAGCAAGGGAGCCGCATACGTTATTACAATCAAGGCACACCGGGGCCTCTGCTATCTGGAGGACATGGCCCCTGCCTGCAGCCCTATGGCTCTGTGTCTCATACGGGAAGGAGGGCCTCTGCCCCTCAACCAGGAATGGTGACGGCGCTAAAGGAAGTTCAGCCCGCAGATACCCTACCACCAGGCTCCACATCTGGAATCTACTACTCTGCATCTGCTCAACCCATCACAGAGCCACGTTTTCAAGGTGAGTGCAGAACAGCCAGTAGGGAGAGGAATAAGGTGAGCATTCAAAAGAAAGGTCCAAGTTCTCTGCAGCTCTACAGATAGGTGGAGTTTAAGTCCTGAGACTTTAGTAACCACCACTCTCAGTGCTCTTCATTTTCAGACCTAATAGAGGTAGGAAGGCAGGACGCTGTAACGGCTGTCTATGCCACAGGCACATAAAACCCAAGAGTGTACCAAGGGATACCATGCTTTTCACTGCCCCAGCCGATCAGTCCCCCCATATACTCCCACACTGCAATGAACTCCCTTTTCCTCATCTATTCCTGATGTTGGGAAGgtatttatttcacttactgtGCTAGTACCAGTTTAACTTTCTCTCACTTCCTTAACTGACACCAGGATTTAAGACCTTGTGTTCTGGCATCTTGTCCAAAGCAAGCAGGCTATGCATCTGTCCCTGCTTATATAGTTCGTCAGGAAGGGCTCCATTCTCTCCTTTAGTCTATGGGGTGAGTTGCTCTCAACTTCTCGGGAAAGCAGAGAGGATTGAAGACTAAGCCTTGTAAAACGtttcatactttaaaaatcacttttaccTTTTATTTGACTTACAAAAACCTTACCAAGTACAAACGAAACTGAGCAACAGTGATATCAAGTGATCACCAGTAAGAGCTAGAGCAGTTGCCTCCTCTGTCTCCTAGCACAGGGTGCTGCCCATGATGCTTAAGAACTAGGACAAAAGTCTTGTCCGTGTTGAACAGTGCATGATTGCTGTGTGGTGTCTAGCAGCACCTCACTTACCAAAGACTGAcctcttctttgtttcttggtaGTGATGGAGACTTTGCTGGGGACGGAGACTTCTCTGGGTTTGCAGCCTCCAAGCCAGACATTTTGTCTGCCGCAAGGTCCAGAATTCCCCAAGACCTGCAGCAGCAGACATATCCAGACGCTGGAGGGTAACCCACCACCTGAGGCTGGGGGCATTTCAGTGACAGCGTCAGTCCAGAGTTCCAGTGATCCCTCGGCGCTAGAAATGAGGAAC encodes:
- the LOC130681141 gene encoding uncharacterized protein LOC130681141, yielding MYSKRECRPLKTVRRTAQGNGGAGCHCASIRDLCALRILRVCRLIDVRYPPPADEGAVASRIPSAGAGTTAPRAVPHAQQQEPRRCGVKSSRRKSSSRRGRRPGGSVALGDARARAASWGAEEPTAPCPPPLGPETRLLRTALPQEEKGGGHDPERWKDCIPVGQHLPGTRFIAVKVPLKKVRSILSEIHMHRVEHWFSTLSHPIFPFL